One Bacteroidia bacterium genomic region harbors:
- a CDS encoding RNA methyltransferase: protein MSEPLEKLKLDKLNRLSIEAFKQSKKFPAVVIVENVRSAMNVGSIFRTCDAFAIEKLYLCGYTPTPPHKDIMRTALGSIESVNWEHYHQINSLLQQLKSDGYTLIALEQTNKSTLLQNLPAVKPAAFIVGNEVDGVSQETLLQCDTIVEIPQFGTKHSLNVSVATGIVLWHWLYISQIQK from the coding sequence ATGTCTGAACCACTTGAAAAATTGAAGTTGGATAAACTAAATCGTCTGTCAATTGAAGCCTTCAAGCAAAGTAAAAAATTTCCCGCAGTAGTGATAGTAGAAAATGTACGATCAGCTATGAACGTAGGGTCTATTTTCAGAACCTGCGATGCCTTTGCTATTGAAAAACTATACCTATGCGGTTATACACCTACGCCCCCGCATAAAGACATTATGCGCACAGCATTAGGAAGCATAGAAAGCGTAAATTGGGAACACTACCATCAAATTAACTCCCTTTTACAACAACTCAAATCCGATGGTTATACTCTCATCGCCCTTGAACAAACTAATAAAAGTACTCTCTTACAAAATTTACCTGCCGTAAAGCCCGCTGCCTTTATCGTGGGTAACGAAGTAGATGGTGTAAGCCAAGAAACCCTCTTACAGTGCGATACAATCGTAGAAATTCCACAATTTGGCACAAAACACTCCCTAAATGTAAGCGTAGCCACAGGAATAGTTTTATGGCATTGGCTTTATATCTCCCAAATCCAAAAATAA